A stretch of the Streptomyces venezuelae genome encodes the following:
- a CDS encoding universal stress protein — MTGHGEAAHDILVGIDPVREWHLPLAWAADEAYRRRLPLRLVLAVPPPRDTHHVDHTTRQTALRRAGAERIEQARDWAHGRHPELAVVGDVREGFPAPVLAGAARHARMVVLGSRHLGRVAEVFSAGSLVVPVTAQAACPVVVVGDADHITQQPPYFVVGIDGSAASATALAFAFDEADLRGAAVRAVSVWQPPVLPLHGREAALQAQRALLAETTAGLSEKYPDVHLTHEVPVGHPVEELARAAEHALAVVVGRRGRGGYTGMRVGSTVHGLLHRAHCPVITVPNG, encoded by the coding sequence ATGACCGGGCACGGGGAAGCCGCACACGACATCCTCGTGGGCATCGACCCGGTCCGGGAGTGGCACCTTCCCCTGGCCTGGGCCGCTGACGAGGCATACCGGCGCCGGCTCCCGCTGCGCCTGGTGCTGGCCGTGCCACCCCCGCGCGACACCCACCATGTGGACCACACAACCCGGCAGACCGCCCTGCGACGAGCCGGCGCGGAGCGTATCGAGCAGGCCCGGGACTGGGCCCACGGACGCCATCCCGAGCTGGCCGTCGTCGGCGATGTGCGGGAGGGTTTCCCCGCCCCCGTTCTCGCCGGCGCGGCACGGCACGCCCGGATGGTCGTGCTCGGCTCCCGGCACCTGGGCCGGGTGGCGGAAGTCTTCAGCGCCGGATCGCTGGTGGTTCCGGTGACCGCGCAGGCCGCCTGCCCGGTCGTCGTCGTGGGCGACGCCGACCACATCACCCAGCAGCCGCCGTACTTCGTCGTCGGCATCGACGGAAGTGCCGCCTCGGCCACGGCCCTCGCGTTCGCCTTCGACGAGGCCGATCTGCGCGGCGCGGCCGTACGTGCCGTCTCCGTGTGGCAGCCCCCCGTTCTCCCGCTCCACGGCCGGGAAGCCGCCCTGCAGGCTCAGCGAGCCCTGCTGGCCGAGACCACCGCGGGACTGTCGGAGAAGTACCCGGACGTGCACCTCACCCACGAGGTGCCGGTCGGCCACCCGGTCGAGGAGCTGGCCCGTGCCGCCGAGCACGCGCTCGCCGTCGTCGTGGGCCGTCGCGGCCGGGGCGGCTACACCGGCATGCGCGTCGGCTCCACCGTGCACGGTCTGCTGCACCGGGCACACTGCCCGGTCATCACCGTCCCGAACGGATGA
- a CDS encoding GAF domain-containing sensor histidine kinase: MSAGSRSAASGVPRLRLDELLDELQVRIDEVRGTRDRVNGLLEAVMSVGRELDLPQVLRGIVEAAVVLVDAEYGALGVIGDDEKLAEFLPVGISDELRARIGDLPSGHGILGELIRHPEPLRLSELSEHHASYGFPPHHPPMHSFLGVPIRVREEVFGNLYLTEKRGGIDFDAEDEAVLSTLAVAAGIAIENARLFEDVRLRERWLAANSEITSALLSGAPEDEVLAGMLERAKDMTGADMGVFYLLGSEGELCGSLAAGEGAEAHRGIVLPSTRGTLAEAALARNGLITVKDVETDSRVAVQPERWRGFGPAVAVTVGTKEKLSGVLILARRRGRPGFASPEVAALPAFAGQAALALELAGRRRDAEQMSILEDHDRIARDLHDLAIQRLFATGMTLQSAQRFAEHPEVSERLSRAVDDLDATIKIIRSTIFGLREHEAPATGSKLRSRAVQTLDEATAALGFAPALRMEGLIDTDVPPGVADDALAVLAEALSNVARHARATRAEVAIVAADGALTLTVTDDGAGMAEGGRRSGLRNLAERAAKLGGRMTAGARGDGVRGTRLEWEVPLSPPTL, translated from the coding sequence ATGAGTGCCGGAAGCCGGTCTGCCGCGAGCGGTGTGCCGCGGCTGCGGCTGGACGAGCTGCTCGACGAGCTCCAGGTGCGGATCGACGAGGTCAGGGGCACCCGGGACCGCGTCAACGGCCTCCTGGAGGCCGTCATGTCGGTCGGCCGCGAGCTGGACCTGCCCCAGGTGCTGCGCGGCATCGTCGAGGCCGCGGTCGTCCTCGTGGACGCCGAGTACGGCGCACTCGGCGTGATCGGCGACGACGAGAAGCTCGCCGAGTTCCTGCCCGTCGGCATCAGCGACGAGCTCCGCGCCCGGATCGGCGACCTGCCCTCCGGCCACGGCATCCTCGGCGAACTGATCCGCCACCCCGAACCCCTGCGCCTGTCGGAGCTGTCCGAACACCACGCGTCCTACGGCTTCCCGCCGCACCACCCGCCGATGCACTCCTTCCTCGGTGTCCCCATCCGGGTCCGCGAGGAGGTCTTCGGCAACCTCTACCTCACGGAGAAGCGCGGCGGAATCGACTTCGACGCCGAGGACGAGGCGGTCCTGTCCACCCTCGCGGTCGCCGCCGGCATCGCCATCGAGAATGCCCGCCTGTTCGAGGACGTGCGCCTGCGCGAGCGGTGGCTCGCCGCGAATTCCGAGATCACCAGCGCCCTGCTGTCCGGAGCACCCGAGGACGAGGTGCTCGCGGGCATGCTGGAGCGGGCCAAGGACATGACCGGCGCCGACATGGGCGTGTTCTACCTTCTGGGGTCCGAGGGGGAGCTGTGCGGGTCCCTGGCCGCGGGCGAGGGAGCCGAAGCCCATCGCGGGATCGTCCTGCCCAGTACCCGGGGCACCCTGGCGGAAGCGGCACTGGCCAGGAACGGTCTGATCACGGTCAAGGACGTGGAGACCGACAGCCGCGTTGCCGTGCAACCGGAAAGGTGGCGGGGCTTCGGCCCGGCCGTCGCCGTCACGGTCGGCACGAAGGAGAAACTCAGCGGCGTCCTGATCCTGGCCCGGCGCCGCGGGCGCCCCGGCTTCGCCTCCCCGGAGGTCGCCGCGCTCCCCGCCTTCGCCGGCCAGGCCGCCCTCGCCCTGGAACTGGCCGGCCGCCGCCGCGACGCCGAGCAGATGAGCATCCTGGAGGACCACGACCGCATCGCCCGCGACCTCCACGACCTCGCCATCCAGCGCCTCTTCGCCACCGGCATGACCCTCCAGAGCGCCCAGCGCTTCGCAGAGCACCCCGAAGTGTCCGAACGGCTCTCCCGTGCGGTCGACGACCTGGACGCCACCATCAAGATCATCCGGTCCACCATCTTCGGCCTCCGCGAGCACGAGGCCCCCGCCACGGGCTCCAAGCTCCGCTCCCGCGCCGTCCAGACCCTGGACGAGGCGACAGCCGCCCTCGGCTTCGCCCCCGCTCTGCGCATGGAAGGGCTGATCGACACCGACGTGCCTCCGGGCGTGGCCGACGACGCCCTCGCCGTACTCGCCGAGGCCCTCAGCAACGTCGCCCGGCACGCAAGGGCCACCCGCGCGGAGGTCGCCATCGTCGCGGCGGACGGCGCGCTGACCCTCACGGTCACCGACGACGGAGCCGGCATGGCCGAGGGCGGCCGGCGCAGCGGACTGCGCAACCTGGCCGAGCGCGCCGCGAAGCTCGGTGGCCGGATGACGGCCGGTGCGCGGGGCGATGGGGTGCGCGGCACTCGTCTGGAGTGGGAGGTGCCGCTGTCCCCGCCGACGCTGTGA
- a CDS encoding DUF1918 domain-containing protein yields the protein MNAYAPEHGPGIHAEVGDQIVVGGPTVGRPGRDGEVIALHHPDGTPPYDVRWSDTGRTSVFFPGPDAHVRHLHDGAVARPAGRISRTEQ from the coding sequence ATGAACGCGTACGCACCTGAACACGGACCCGGTATCCACGCCGAGGTCGGCGACCAGATCGTGGTGGGCGGCCCCACCGTCGGCAGGCCCGGCCGGGACGGCGAAGTCATCGCCCTCCATCACCCGGACGGAACCCCTCCGTACGACGTCCGCTGGTCCGACACCGGTCGTACGTCCGTGTTCTTCCCGGGCCCGGACGCCCACGTCCGGCACCTGCACGACGGAGCGGTGGCACGGCCCGCCGGCAGAATCAGCAGGACGGAGCAGTAG
- a CDS encoding universal stress protein, protein MKNHVTAGVDGSPESRAAARWAAREAVLRRVPLRLVHAVDWPLDPVLPGIGRQDVDRWADQVLAEAAQELHRRHPHLEITTRCPTGRPAAALAAEAADASLLVLGSRALGGVVGFLIGSVAMSTVVATDTPVVLVRLADDPDDPDDPGAGAGAEVVVGVDIHEAGDRVLAFAFEEAERRGCPLRAVHGWKMPAAYAYVPFFDPENERDIGRSVAHMADDMLLPWRHKFPEVEVTSDVFMGSAGERLVHASHGAGLIVVGRRLRRSPLGVHLGPVVHAVLHHAAAPVAVIAHG, encoded by the coding sequence ATGAAGAACCATGTGACGGCCGGCGTCGACGGCTCCCCCGAGAGCCGGGCGGCGGCCCGATGGGCCGCCCGGGAAGCCGTCCTGCGGCGGGTTCCGCTGCGGCTCGTCCACGCCGTCGACTGGCCCCTGGACCCGGTACTCCCCGGCATCGGCAGACAGGACGTGGACCGCTGGGCGGACCAGGTCCTGGCCGAGGCGGCACAGGAGCTGCACCGGCGGCATCCGCACCTGGAGATCACCACCCGCTGCCCGACGGGCCGTCCGGCAGCCGCGTTGGCCGCCGAGGCCGCGGACGCCTCCTTGCTCGTCCTGGGCTCGCGTGCCCTGGGCGGTGTGGTCGGGTTCCTCATCGGCTCGGTGGCGATGTCCACCGTGGTCGCGACCGACACCCCCGTCGTGCTCGTCCGCCTCGCCGACGACCCGGACGACCCGGACGACCCGGGCGCCGGTGCCGGTGCCGAGGTGGTCGTCGGCGTCGACATCCACGAGGCCGGGGACCGGGTGCTCGCCTTCGCCTTCGAAGAGGCGGAACGACGTGGATGCCCGTTGCGGGCCGTGCACGGCTGGAAGATGCCGGCCGCCTACGCGTACGTCCCCTTCTTCGACCCGGAGAACGAGCGGGACATCGGCAGAAGCGTGGCGCACATGGCCGACGACATGCTGTTGCCCTGGCGGCACAAGTTTCCGGAAGTGGAGGTCACCTCGGACGTGTTCATGGGATCCGCAGGGGAGCGGCTCGTCCACGCCTCCCACGGAGCGGGACTGATCGTGGTGGGTCGCCGGCTGCGCCGCTCACCCCTTGGAGTACATCTGGGCCCGGTCGTCCACGCGGTACTGCACCACGCGGCAGCGCCGGTGGCCGTCATCGCCCACGGCTGA
- a CDS encoding universal stress protein: MESTIRTPDTSSVTVGVDGSEPARRAALWAAGEAVRRGRPLHIVYGADTDGRALYVAAETIEKVRAAGRELLDDTAKAVAAEYPGLHVTTEFSRTDAVTTLHRAGGLYGTIVVGNRGLGGFNSLMLGSVGLDTAAGARTPVIVVRGIEDEDTEERGTVLAAVRDEHDLVCARYAAREAELRKASLRLLHVWNVFQSVGNVAPMLDDVDEIAGRHASALQAVTETIHDEFPDLTVESRAEKSVSVAGVLVEASRHADLLVMGGRRAPTPLGLGRNLGGATHGVLHHAHCPVLLIPRTGTDSGSRS, from the coding sequence GTGGAAAGCACCATCCGTACCCCGGACACCAGCTCGGTCACCGTCGGCGTGGACGGCTCGGAGCCGGCGCGCCGCGCCGCTCTGTGGGCCGCCGGCGAGGCCGTACGCCGGGGCCGCCCCCTGCACATCGTCTACGGTGCCGACACCGACGGCAGGGCCCTGTACGTGGCGGCGGAGACCATCGAGAAGGTCCGTGCCGCGGGCCGGGAGCTCCTGGACGACACGGCGAAGGCTGTGGCCGCCGAGTATCCCGGTCTGCATGTGACCACGGAGTTCAGCCGCACGGACGCCGTCACCACCCTGCACCGGGCCGGCGGTCTGTACGGCACGATCGTCGTCGGCAACCGCGGCCTGGGCGGCTTCAACTCCCTCATGCTCGGCTCCGTCGGCCTCGACACGGCAGCCGGTGCCAGGACCCCGGTCATCGTGGTCCGCGGCATTGAGGATGAGGATACGGAGGAACGGGGCACCGTCCTCGCGGCCGTCCGTGACGAGCACGACCTCGTGTGCGCCCGGTACGCCGCCCGGGAAGCGGAGCTGAGAAAGGCGTCCCTGCGGCTGCTGCACGTCTGGAACGTCTTCCAGTCCGTGGGCAACGTGGCGCCCATGCTCGACGACGTCGACGAGATCGCCGGCCGGCACGCTTCGGCCCTGCAGGCCGTCACGGAGACCATCCACGACGAGTTCCCCGACCTGACCGTCGAAAGCCGTGCGGAGAAGAGCGTCTCGGTGGCCGGAGTGCTCGTCGAGGCGTCCCGTCACGCCGACCTGCTCGTCATGGGCGGTCGCCGAGCCCCCACGCCCCTCGGACTCGGCCGCAACCTGGGCGGTGCCACCCACGGGGTACTGCACCACGCCCACTGCCCCGTGCTCCTCATCCCCCGTACGGGGACCGATTCCGGGAGCCGGTCATGA
- a CDS encoding cation-translocating P-type ATPase — translation MTSPTTDAPAVRVPDPPGLTQAEAERRLVSHGRNEVSPPRPTPLYSRVLAQLRDPLIMVLLGAALLTLAIGDHPDAVVIGLVIVFNTTVGVAQEVRADRAVAALSALSAPHARVLRDGAAHEVAAALVVPGDTLLLGEGDIVAADADLTEATALLLDESMLTGESEPVDKAAGETVSAGTIVVRGRATVTTTATGPASALGRIAALLDGDREPTPLQRRLASLGRVLAAVTIALCLLFFALGLLRGLPLSTMAVTAISLAVAAVPESLPAVVTLALALGAHRMAARGALVRRLPAVETLGSVSVLATDKTGTLTEGRMVVQHLWTPSGAADVSGSGYAPHGELTRAGRPLTPEELRPLRELLTTAALCNDASLKPPGAGSDTWAAVGDPMEAALLAAAAKAGCPDPAELHRACPRIAEAPFDSLRKRMTTLHHLPDGNVLVCLKGAPEAVLTPTVLAEPPERLDRAREQAASLAAEGFRVLAVAGIERLQWNLPAAEAEQGLHLLGLIAISDPPKAAAAATLAACRDAGITSVLITGDHPATAHAIAARTGLVQDGKSGEVVTGPELAAAPDTDLTAVRVFARTDPQQKLDIVHAWRAHGAVTAMTGDGVNDGPALRQADIGVAMGARGTEVARQAADLVLTDDELGTVVTAVEEGRRVYDNIRRFLVYAMAGGAAEILVMLIGPLLGLALPLRAGQILWINLLTHGLTGMAMGAEPVAPEAMRRPPRPPDQHILAAGVWQRLLVLAAAVTAVSLLAGLAARAMDLPWQSVLFLALLGAQLGVALGLRARLLTRANIFLPASVAGSAALAMAALHVPALQSLLDTEPVGWTGVWLASAAALAAFAAARLLRAAFRRRARS, via the coding sequence ATGACCAGCCCCACGACCGACGCACCGGCCGTCCGTGTCCCGGACCCTCCCGGGCTCACACAGGCCGAGGCCGAACGCCGGCTGGTCAGCCACGGCCGCAACGAGGTGTCCCCACCTCGGCCGACGCCCCTGTACAGCCGAGTGCTGGCACAGCTGCGCGATCCGCTGATCATGGTGTTGCTGGGCGCCGCACTGCTGACCCTCGCGATCGGGGATCACCCGGACGCCGTTGTCATCGGACTGGTGATCGTCTTCAACACCACGGTGGGGGTCGCCCAGGAGGTCCGGGCGGACCGCGCCGTCGCCGCGCTCTCCGCCCTCTCGGCCCCGCACGCCCGGGTGCTGCGCGACGGAGCCGCGCACGAGGTCGCCGCGGCGCTCGTGGTGCCCGGGGACACCCTGCTGCTGGGCGAGGGCGACATCGTCGCCGCGGACGCCGACCTCACCGAGGCCACCGCGCTCCTGCTGGACGAGTCCATGCTCACCGGCGAGTCCGAACCCGTCGACAAGGCCGCGGGCGAGACGGTGTCCGCCGGCACCATCGTCGTACGCGGCCGGGCCACCGTCACCACCACGGCCACCGGCCCGGCGAGCGCCCTCGGCCGCATCGCCGCCCTGCTCGACGGCGACCGCGAGCCGACCCCGCTCCAGCGGCGGCTCGCCTCCCTCGGCCGCGTCCTGGCTGCCGTCACCATCGCCCTGTGCCTGCTGTTCTTCGCTCTGGGCCTGCTGCGCGGCCTTCCCCTGAGCACGATGGCCGTCACCGCCATCAGCCTGGCCGTCGCCGCGGTACCCGAGTCACTGCCGGCCGTGGTCACCCTCGCCCTCGCCCTCGGCGCCCACCGGATGGCAGCCCGCGGCGCACTCGTCCGGCGGCTGCCCGCCGTCGAGACGTTGGGCTCGGTGAGCGTGCTGGCCACCGACAAGACCGGCACCCTCACCGAGGGCCGCATGGTCGTCCAACACCTCTGGACGCCCTCCGGAGCCGCCGACGTGTCCGGCAGCGGCTACGCGCCGCACGGCGAGCTGACCCGCGCGGGACGCCCACTGACGCCCGAAGAGCTCCGCCCGCTCCGGGAGCTGCTCACCACAGCTGCCCTGTGCAACGACGCCAGCCTCAAGCCACCGGGGGCCGGATCGGACACCTGGGCGGCCGTGGGCGATCCCATGGAGGCCGCGCTGCTGGCAGCCGCTGCCAAGGCCGGCTGCCCTGACCCGGCCGAGCTGCACCGGGCCTGCCCCCGGATCGCGGAAGCCCCGTTCGACAGCCTGCGCAAGCGCATGACCACCCTGCACCACCTTCCCGACGGGAACGTGCTGGTCTGTCTCAAGGGAGCCCCCGAGGCCGTCCTCACCCCCACGGTGCTGGCCGAGCCGCCCGAACGGCTGGACCGGGCCCGTGAGCAGGCGGCCTCGCTGGCCGCGGAAGGCTTCCGCGTCCTGGCCGTGGCAGGCATCGAGCGGCTCCAGTGGAACCTGCCGGCCGCCGAGGCCGAGCAGGGGCTGCACCTGCTCGGCCTGATCGCCATCAGCGACCCGCCGAAAGCCGCCGCCGCGGCGACCCTTGCGGCATGCCGGGACGCGGGCATCACCTCGGTCCTGATCACCGGCGACCACCCCGCGACGGCACATGCCATCGCCGCGCGCACCGGCCTCGTCCAGGACGGGAAGAGCGGTGAGGTCGTCACCGGCCCCGAACTGGCCGCCGCGCCGGACACCGACCTGACTGCCGTCCGCGTCTTCGCCCGGACCGACCCGCAGCAGAAGCTGGACATTGTCCACGCCTGGCGGGCCCACGGCGCCGTCACCGCCATGACCGGCGACGGAGTCAACGACGGACCCGCCCTGCGCCAGGCCGACATCGGCGTCGCCATGGGCGCCCGCGGTACCGAAGTGGCCCGGCAGGCCGCCGACCTCGTCCTCACCGACGACGAGCTCGGCACTGTCGTGACCGCCGTCGAGGAAGGCCGGCGGGTCTACGACAACATCCGGCGTTTCCTCGTCTACGCCATGGCCGGCGGAGCCGCCGAGATCCTCGTGATGCTGATCGGTCCGCTGCTGGGCCTGGCCCTGCCGCTGCGCGCGGGGCAGATCCTGTGGATCAACCTCCTCACCCACGGCCTGACCGGCATGGCCATGGGCGCGGAGCCCGTCGCACCCGAGGCCATGCGGCGCCCGCCCCGGCCGCCGGACCAGCACATCCTTGCCGCAGGCGTGTGGCAGCGCCTCCTCGTCCTGGCCGCTGCCGTCACGGCGGTCAGCCTGCTCGCCGGCCTCGCCGCCCGGGCCATGGACCTGCCGTGGCAGAGCGTGCTCTTCCTGGCCCTGCTCGGAGCCCAGCTGGGCGTGGCCCTGGGACTCCGGGCCCGACTGCTGACCAGGGCGAACATCTTCCTTCCGGCTTCCGTGGCCGGATCCGCGGCGTTGGCGATGGCCGCCCTGCACGTCCCCGCCCTGCAGTCACTGCTGGACACCGAGCCAGTGGGCTGGACCGGTGTCTGGCTCGCTTCGGCAGCCGCCCTCGCAGCATTCGCTGCCGCCCGCCTCCTGCGGGCCGCCTTCCGTAGAAGGGCACGATCATGA
- a CDS encoding CBS domain-containing protein encodes MKQITVADLMTDEVVSVGPDTAFKDVAKLLAQYDISGVPVLDEEDRVVGVVSQTDLLAGRSPAGPPGPGSGTSTASPTAGDLMSAPAITAHAEETAADAARLMTRRGIERLPVVDVEDRLVGIVTRRDLLRMFLRPDAEIRRRVHEVLRDVAGVPDGDVETHVVDGIVTLDGTVQRRSQLSVLLGLIERLDGVVAVASRVTAGSDDMAVHHAGHARHAMPW; translated from the coding sequence ATGAAACAGATCACGGTGGCGGACCTGATGACCGACGAGGTCGTCTCCGTGGGCCCGGACACCGCTTTCAAGGACGTGGCGAAGCTCCTCGCCCAGTACGACATCTCCGGAGTCCCCGTCCTGGACGAGGAGGACCGGGTGGTGGGTGTCGTCTCGCAGACCGACCTGCTGGCCGGCAGGTCCCCGGCCGGTCCACCCGGTCCGGGCAGCGGGACATCGACGGCGTCTCCCACGGCAGGGGATCTCATGTCCGCGCCGGCGATCACCGCCCATGCCGAGGAGACGGCGGCCGACGCGGCCCGCCTGATGACACGCCGCGGCATCGAACGGCTGCCCGTCGTGGACGTGGAGGACCGCCTCGTCGGCATCGTCACCCGGCGGGACCTGCTGCGCATGTTCCTGCGTCCGGACGCCGAGATACGCCGACGCGTTCACGAGGTGCTGAGGGATGTCGCGGGCGTACCGGACGGCGACGTCGAGACGCATGTCGTGGACGGCATCGTCACCCTGGACGGCACCGTGCAGCGCCGGAGTCAGTTGTCCGTACTGCTCGGCCTCATCGAACGCCTCGACGGCGTCGTGGCCGTCGCATCGCGCGTCACGGCCGGATCCGACGACATGGCGGTCCACCATGCCGGGCACGCCCGTCACGCCATGCCGTGGTGA